A genomic segment from Pediococcus acidilactici encodes:
- a CDS encoding YigZ family protein: MKLILSVKEAVITEQDIKKSRFISRIIPVKTEEDAQAKIAAIRETEAKATHNCFAYVLGDHQDIQRASDDGEPSGTAGAPILEVLKREHLTNVLVVVTRYFGGIKLGAGGLIRAYGSSTSLAVQAATLMESVDQELLIITVDYQNNDQLTYYLEQHQITQVDHEYTTQVITTVAVDQDQVTNLKKELTGLFSGNVSFKDGGQQRVQVPYQPQ; this comes from the coding sequence TTGAAATTAATTTTATCCGTCAAAGAAGCGGTTATTACCGAACAAGATATAAAAAAATCGCGCTTCATCAGCCGGATCATTCCGGTAAAAACCGAAGAAGATGCCCAAGCTAAAATTGCGGCTATCCGAGAAACCGAAGCTAAAGCCACCCATAATTGCTTTGCTTACGTGCTTGGCGACCACCAGGATATTCAACGCGCTTCCGATGATGGTGAACCTTCTGGTACGGCGGGCGCTCCCATCCTGGAAGTTTTAAAACGTGAACACCTTACTAACGTGTTGGTGGTGGTCACCCGGTACTTCGGTGGAATTAAGTTAGGCGCCGGCGGGTTAATTCGGGCTTATGGTTCAAGCACGTCCCTTGCCGTACAAGCCGCTACCCTAATGGAGTCGGTAGACCAAGAATTGCTAATAATTACCGTTGATTACCAAAATAACGACCAATTAACTTACTATTTAGAACAACATCAAATTACCCAGGTAGATCATGAATATACCACCCAAGTGATTACTACCGTCGCGGTGGACCAGGATCAAGTGACTAATTTGAAGAAAGAATTAACCGGACTCTTTAGCGGCAACGTTAGTTTTAAAGACGGCGGGCAACAACGGGTTCAAGTCCCGTATCAACCCCAATAG
- a CDS encoding helicase-related protein, with amino-acid sequence MEANLKEKYYGRLVPVNRAEATDPTLNYFPAVIVQKQRIQCQRCGATTSLKEGSLPNQQYYCRHCLNLGRMSTLVQLGTLPEPNHFPAGRSYLKWKGQLTKAQQRCANEIIASITQKNDRLLWAVTGAGKTEMLFPGIDFALKKALRVAIASPRIDVVLELYPRIQAAFPEVAIALLHGRTTAPYTYTQLVLCTAHQLLRFYHAFDVLIIDEVDSFPFAMNPELHYAARHARKQAGTTVYLTATPDGQLLKDSRAHRLPTSYLTRRFHGHPLPKIKVDSGRDWLKLMHQQRLPQRLRQFLAAQVSAQHQFLLFVPRIEQLPLVLKAVQKQFPDLKLATVYAEDPERLEKVSAMREGRLTGLITTTILERGVTFPGIDVAVLGADDEVFSMAALVQIAGRVGRSPQRPTGTVLFICQMLTRRIKRAQRQIKFMNRQAFK; translated from the coding sequence ATGGAAGCAAATCTTAAAGAAAAGTATTATGGCCGGCTAGTACCGGTTAACCGGGCGGAGGCTACCGATCCGACGTTGAATTATTTTCCCGCGGTTATCGTGCAAAAGCAACGCATCCAGTGTCAACGCTGCGGGGCTACCACTTCGTTAAAGGAGGGCAGCTTACCTAATCAACAGTATTATTGTCGACATTGTCTAAACCTCGGCCGGATGTCTACATTAGTGCAATTAGGGACTTTACCCGAACCGAACCATTTTCCTGCGGGGCGGTCGTATTTGAAGTGGAAAGGTCAGTTAACCAAAGCGCAACAACGCTGTGCCAATGAAATTATTGCGTCGATCACCCAAAAAAATGACCGCTTATTATGGGCGGTAACGGGGGCCGGAAAAACTGAGATGCTTTTTCCGGGAATTGATTTTGCCTTAAAAAAGGCACTTCGGGTCGCAATTGCATCACCGCGTATTGACGTGGTTCTGGAGCTCTACCCACGAATCCAAGCGGCCTTCCCGGAAGTTGCCATTGCGTTGTTGCACGGTCGCACCACGGCTCCGTATACGTATACGCAGCTAGTCTTATGTACCGCGCACCAGCTACTTCGATTTTACCACGCCTTTGATGTTTTAATCATTGATGAGGTGGATTCGTTTCCTTTTGCGATGAATCCGGAGCTACATTATGCGGCTCGCCACGCACGCAAGCAAGCGGGCACCACCGTCTACTTAACGGCCACGCCAGACGGGCAATTGTTAAAGGATAGTCGTGCACACCGGCTGCCCACGAGTTATTTGACTCGCCGGTTTCACGGACACCCGCTTCCTAAAATTAAGGTGGATAGTGGACGAGACTGGTTAAAATTAATGCATCAACAACGACTCCCGCAACGATTACGGCAGTTTTTAGCTGCTCAAGTTAGCGCCCAGCACCAGTTTTTGCTGTTTGTTCCGCGAATTGAACAGTTACCCTTGGTTTTGAAAGCCGTGCAAAAGCAATTTCCAGACCTTAAACTAGCAACGGTGTACGCGGAAGATCCCGAACGCCTTGAAAAGGTTTCGGCAATGCGAGAAGGGCGGTTGACCGGCTTAATTACGACGACAATTCTAGAGCGGGGGGTTACCTTTCCAGGAATCGACGTAGCGGTTTTGGGAGCTGACGACGAGGTCTTTTCAATGGCAGCCCTTGTGCAAATCGCCGGTCGGGTAGGACGGAGTCCCCAACGGCCAACGGGGACCGTTTTGTTTATCTGTCAAATGCTCACTCGTCGAATTAAAAGGGCTCAGCGGCAAATTAAATTTATGAACCGGCAGGCTTTTAAGTAA